In the Oscillospiraceae bacterium genome, AAGGCAATACCGCACAATTCTAAGTGCCGATACGGCGAGCGAGGTGCGGCAGCTGCTAAGCCAAAAGCGCAGATAATACTTTGTGTATTATCGAGCATTTTGGCAACGCAGATGCCATGCCGCAGCCGCCGAAGCGGTGCTTAAGCCGTAAGGCAGGAATTGTGCGGTGTTGCCTTAAGTTTACAACGTATACTGCAAGGGCAATATCGGCACCGGGCCGATACCAGCATCGGCCCCTATAAATGCGTGCATTAAGGGTAAGCAAAACCAAAAACTGCCCGAAGGCTTTCCCCTTCGGGCAGAATGTAAGGCAAGACCGCATAATTCTAAGTGCCGATACGGCAAGCGAAAAGTACAAGCTGCTAAGCAAAAAGCGCAGAGAATACTTTGTGTATTCTCGAGCATTTTTGCAACGCAGATTGTGCTTTGCAGCTGCCGGAGCGATGCTTAAGCCCGAAGGGCGGGAATTGTGCGGTGTTGCCGTAAAAAATCAGCCGTTCAGGGCATCCATGGCTGCCTTGGTGTGATTAACGTAGATCTGCTGGATGTCAGCAATCTCGCCCAAACCGGCGATCTGGGTGTCGACGCTGTCAAAGCAGCCAGCGGCGTTGAACTGGCTCAGCCAAGAATCCTCGTCCGCACCGGCCATATCATTGTTGGCGTGGTCACCGGCAACGACCATCAGCGGGCGCAGGACGACCTTGGTATAACCAGCTTCCTTGACTTTCTCGATGACAGCCTCACAGGCGGTATCCTCCGGCTCACCCTCAACGGTGCCGATGAAGACGTTGTCATAGCCCAGGGTTTCCATGGTGGTCTGCATCTGGCTGTAGCTGACCTTGGCGGTGTGGGAAGTGCCATGGCCCATGAACACGAAAGCGGTGCCATCGGCGGCAGCAGCCGCGGCATCCTCATAACCGGCGGTCTTGACGGCCTCGGTGGTGATGGCGGTGGCTACGGCTTCCTTATCCTCGTTGATGACGGTGGCATCAGCGCCAACCTCGCCCAGCAGGGGCTCGGCGATGGAAACGCTCTCGAACTTATCCTTGTATTCGTCGATGGCTTCGCACATCTCGTCGTACTCGGCGCCGTGCATCAAATGGGTGGGCTGGACGACCAGGTTCTTGACACCGTTGGCAACAGCGCGGTCGAGGGCCTGCTTCATGTTGTCGATCTTCTCGCCGTCACGGGCCTGGACATGGTTGATGATGATCTGGGCAGTGAAGGCGCGGCGGACGGACCAATCCGGGTTAGCGGCCTGCAGAGCATCCTCGATGCCCTTGATGTCGGCCGCGCGGCTGCCGTTGAAAGAGGTGCCAAAGCTGACGACCAGCAGCTCGCTCTCGCCGATTTCATCTTCGTTGCGGGGGTCGTCCTTGCTGGCGTCGCCGGTGTCGCGGCCGAAGTACTCGGGGTCAGCGTTCTCACCCTCGACCATTTCCTTCTGGGTGTCGGTCAAGGCATCCCAGGCAGCCTTGGCGGCTTCGCACTGGGCGTCGGTGTCATCGGTGCGCTCCTGCACGTAGATGGCGTCGATCAGGTCTGCGCAGTTCTTTGCGGCCACCTCGTCAGCATCTCCTTCTTCGGCTTCCTCTGCGGTGCTCTCGCTGACGGCGGTGCTTTCGGCCACGCTGTCAGAAGAAGCGGCGGTGCTGCCACAGCCAGCCAGCAGTGCGGTGGACAGGGCCAGGGCAGCTGCCACAGCGGCGGGCTTTTTCCAGTTGATTCTTCTCATGCGTTCTGCTTCCTTTCTTATATAACCGATGGGCGGTACAGGGCAGGACGGCCGCAGACACAAAAAGGCGTACACCAGAATGGGCCCACTAAAAAACGAGGCCTTTTGCATGCAGAATGGCAACACAAAAGGCCCCGTGCTTTTAACAGGTTCTTTACGGTACAACCAATTCCTCGTGATCTGGGGCGTTTGCCCCCGTACCCGGCAGCGGGCAGGTTTCCTGGCTGAAAGATCAACGCCCACCGCCGCCTTCCCGGGTAAACACCCAGTGACCGATGCAAAAGCACCCTGGCGGCAGGCTCCCTTAACACAGTGACGAGATCGTGCGGGATTTGCACCTGCTTCCCTTTTACCCTTTTCTATGCGCAAAATGCGGCATCAAAAGGCACCTGCTGTCGTATTCAGTTTTACGGTAGCAAGTATAACACAATGTGCGGGGAAGTGCAAGGGCATAACGGATAAAAAGAAAAGCGTCGGCCTGTGCAGACCGGCGCAAAGTGTTAGGGCAATACCGCATAATTCTAAGTGCCGATACGGCGAGCGAGGTTCGGCAGCTGCTAAGCCAAAAGCGCAGATAATACTTTGTGTATTATCGAGCATTTTGGCAACGCAGTTGCCGTGCCGCAGCCGCCGGAGCGGTGCTTAAGCCGTCAGGCGGGAATTGTGCGGTATTGCCTTAGAATATAATATTAAAACGCTTTAATCTCTACCCCAGCGGCGGGCAGGGCGGCGGAGATCTTTTGCACAAAGGCCAGAGCCTTGGGGCCATCGCCATGGACACAGACGGAATCGGCCTGCAGCGCCACCGTGCTGCCATCGTCTGCCTGGGCGGTACCCTGTTTGGCCATTTGCAGCACCCGCGCAATGGCGGTGTCCTCGTCCGTAATCATTGCACCGGGGGTTCCGCGGGGCACGAGGGTGCCGTCCGGCTTATAGCTGCGGTCAGCGAACACCTCGCTGGCCACGGGCAAACCGATGGCGTGGGCGGCCTTGACCATCTCACTGCCGGAGAGTGCCAGCAGCACCGCACCGGGGGCCGCGGCCTGCACCGCACGGCAGATGGCCGCGGCCAGCGCAGGGTCCTTGGCGGCCATATTGTACAGCGCACCATGGGGTTTGACGTGGTGCAGCGGCACACCGGCTGCTTCGCAGAAGGCCTTTAGTGCGCCGATTTGGTACATCACGTCCGCTTCCGCCTCGGCGGGCGAAATCGCCATTTTGCGGCGGCCGAAGCCCTGCAGATCCGGCAGGCCGGGATGGGCACCCACCTGCACACCATACTTTTTGCACAGCAACACGCTTTTTTGCATGACGGACGGGTCGCCTGCGTGAAAACCGCAGGCAATGTTGGCCGAGGTAATGTAGGGCAGAATCTCGGCATCCATGCCGATGGTGTAGGCGCCAAAGCTTTCGCCCAGATCACAGTTCAAATCAATGGACGGCATTGTAAAGCCCCCTTTAAAATTTCAGCGCGGTATTTTTGACATCGGTGATAAACATGTGTCCCGGCGCGTGGGTGATGCAAAACGCCGGTTTGGAGTGCATGACCACTGCCTGGGGCGTGACTCCGCAGGGCCAGAACACCGGCGTCTCTCCGGGGCGGATGGTGACGGCGTCGCCATAGTCCGGGTGAGCCAGGTCGGTGATGCCGATGGCTTCGGGCGTACCAATTTGAACTGGCGCGCCGTGGACGCGGGGCATGCCCGCCGTGATGGCCACCGCTGCGGGCACCTGGGCATACGGAATAGGCCGCATGCTGACCACCATATTGCCGCTGAACACCCCCGCCGGTGTGCAGGGAATGTTCGTATTATACATAGGTACGTTGACGCCCTCTTCGATCTGGCGCACGGGGATGTCAGCTTCGAGAAGCGCCGACTCAAAGGAGAAGCTGCACCCGATGAGGAAACTGACCAAATCGTTCCGTTCTTCAAAATAGTGCGTCACATCGGTAGTTTCCTCGGCCAGCTCGCCGTTTCGGTAAATGCGGTAGCGCGGGATGTCGCGGGCAATATCGCTGCCCGGCGCAAACTGGGAAAAGCTGCGCTGCCCGGCATCGGCCACTTCCAGCAGCGGGCAGGCCTTGGGATTGCGCTGGCAAAACAGCAGGAAGTCCCACGCCAGCGCTTTAGGCAGCACCACCAGATTGCCCTGAGCGTAGCCAT is a window encoding:
- a CDS encoding putative hydro-lyase is translated as MTYSAATPAEVRALIRTGQLTAPTTGYCDGYAQGNLVVLPKALAWDFLLFCQRNPKACPLLEVADAGQRSFSQFAPGSDIARDIPRYRIYRNGELAEETTDVTHYFEERNDLVSFLIGCSFSFESALLEADIPVRQIEEGVNVPMYNTNIPCTPAGVFSGNMVVSMRPIPYAQVPAAVAITAGMPRVHGAPVQIGTPEAIGITDLAHPDYGDAVTIRPGETPVFWPCGVTPQAVVMHSKPAFCITHAPGHMFITDVKNTALKF
- a CDS encoding LamB/YcsF family protein → MPSIDLNCDLGESFGAYTIGMDAEILPYITSANIACGFHAGDPSVMQKSVLLCKKYGVQVGAHPGLPDLQGFGRRKMAISPAEAEADVMYQIGALKAFCEAAGVPLHHVKPHGALYNMAAKDPALAAAICRAVQAAAPGAVLLALSGSEMVKAAHAIGLPVASEVFADRSYKPDGTLVPRGTPGAMITDEDTAIARVLQMAKQGTAQADDGSTVALQADSVCVHGDGPKALAFVQKISAALPAAGVEIKAF
- a CDS encoding sirohydrochlorin cobaltochelatase; amino-acid sequence: MRRINWKKPAAVAAALALSTALLAGCGSTAASSDSVAESTAVSESTAEEAEEGDADEVAAKNCADLIDAIYVQERTDDTDAQCEAAKAAWDALTDTQKEMVEGENADPEYFGRDTGDASKDDPRNEDEIGESELLVVSFGTSFNGSRAADIKGIEDALQAANPDWSVRRAFTAQIIINHVQARDGEKIDNMKQALDRAVANGVKNLVVQPTHLMHGAEYDEMCEAIDEYKDKFESVSIAEPLLGEVGADATVINEDKEAVATAITTEAVKTAGYEDAAAAAADGTAFVFMGHGTSHTAKVSYSQMQTTMETLGYDNVFIGTVEGEPEDTACEAVIEKVKEAGYTKVVLRPLMVVAGDHANNDMAGADEDSWLSQFNAAGCFDSVDTQIAGLGEIADIQQIYVNHTKAAMDALNG